In Leclercia pneumoniae, the genomic window CACGTAAAGAGCAGGGTAAGGGTGCGAGCCGCCGCCTGCGCGCAGCTAACAAATTCCCGGCCATCATCTATGGCGGCGAAGCTGCTCCTGTCGCAATCGAACTGGACCACGACAAAGTGTGGAACATGCAGAACAAAGCTGAGTTCTACAGTGAAGTTCTGACTATCGTTGTTGACGGTAAAGAAGAGAAAGTTAAAGCTCAGGCGGTGCAGCGTCACCCGTTCAAGCCAAAACTGTCTCACATCGACTTCGTTCGCGCGTAATCGCTGACAAGTTGAATGAAAAAACCCCGCTCTGCGGGGTTTTTTCATGGCGCTTATTTGCCGCCTGAGGTGCGACGCTGAAGCTGGTCGCGCAGGTTTGGCGGAGTACCTTTGATCGTCAGGGTATCCGTGGCCGGGTCCCAGAAAATGCGCTCACCCAGCAGCAAAGCATCGAAGTTGATCGTCAGCCCGCCGCCGCTCCCGGCGAATTTGGTCAACTGACGCAGGGTGCTGCGATCCGCCGGGAAGCTCTCTTCCAGCTCGTAACCTTTATCAGCCGTAAATTCCTGGAAACTCACTTCACTGACGCCCGCCAGCTCTTTCGATAACGACTCAAGCTCGATCTCTTCCCCCGCCTGCAGCTGTTCGTTGCAGTAGGTGTACACCTGCTGACGCACGGTCTGACGCTCGGATTTATCGAGCTGCGCCTCTGCGGTAAAGTCGTCCACCGCCTGCAGCAAGCCTTTGTTTTGCGCTTTGGCGTTAAGCCCTTCGCTGGCGCCGAGGAAATCCATAAAGAAGTCGGCCACTTTGCGCCCTACCCGCCCTTTAAGGAAGGTGAGGTAGCGTGTGGATTCCGGATTGGTTTCCCACTCGGTAAGGTCAATACGCGCCACAATATCGGCATGATTGATGTCCAGATAGTGGGTCGAGCTGATGTCCAGCTGCTCATTTACGCGCATGCTGCTTAAGTTGTTCAGCACCGTCACCAGCAGATACTCTACCGCCAGGTAGCGGTACTGACAGAACAGCACGATACCGCCGTCAGCAAAAGGATATTTTGCCAGCTCATCGCGCAGGCGTCCGGTCGCCGCCCTGCTGAAGGCGAGGAACTCCTCTTCGCCCTGACGCTGTAAGCGCAGGCTTTGCGCCAGTTCACTCTCTTCGTTGAACATGCCGTAAGCTTTATTTTTGGCGCTATAGACGCGGTGTAGCTCCGCCATCATGTCCACGACGGTTGGCGTCGGTTCAAGTAACGTATCGCGCAGCACCAGCTCAAGGGTTTGCTCATCACGCTTGATAAGCTGGTGCAGCGCAATCTGGTTGATATCCAGACTCATGATAAACTCTCCTGTTAGACCGGGCGGTATTCAACCATCCCCTGCGCATGTGCGCAATAGAAGATAAAAAAGGGGAAAAAATGCTGTTGCTACGGTACTATGTTGCCCTTTCATCAACGAAATGATTTTGATTTATGCCACAACATTCCCGCTACAGTGACGAACACGTAGAACAGCTTCTGAGTGAGCTGGTTAACGTACTGGAAAAACACAAAACGCCAACCGACCTTTCCCTGATGGTACTGGGGAATATGGTGACCAACCTGATTAATACCAGCGTTGCTCCGGCTCAACGTCAGGCCATTGCGAAATCCTTCGCACAGGCGTTGCAGTCCTCGGTTAACGACGACCCGGCACACTAAGGGAAACGAACGACAGCTTATGGTGACGAATCGTCAGCGCTACCGCGAAAAAGTGTCCCAGATGGTAAGCTGGGGGCACTGGTTTGCCCTGTTCAACATTCTGTTGGCGATGGTGCTTGGCAGCCGCTATCTGTTTGTAGCCGACTGGCCAACCACGCTGGCCGGGCGGATTTACTCCTGGATCAGCGTCATTGGCCATTTTAGCTTTCTGGTTTTCGCCACCTATCTGCTGATTCTGTTTCCACTGACCTTCGTTGTCATGTCGCAGCGGCTTATGCGGTTCATCTCCGCGATTCTGGCCACTGTAGGCATGACGCTGCTGTTAATCGACAGCGAAGTCTTTACCCGTTTCCACCTGCATCTCAATCCCATCGTCTGGGAACTGGTGATTAACCCCGACCAGAACGAAACCGCGCGTGACTGGCAGCTAATGTTTATCAGCGCGCCCATCATCCTGATGATTGAGATGCTTTTTGCCACCTGGAGCTGGCAAAAACTGCGTAGCCTGACGCGTCGCCGTCATTACGCCAAACCCATTGCGGCGCTCTTCTTCGTCGCTTTTATCAGCTCACACATTATGTATATCTGGGCTGATGCCAACTTCTATCGTCCGGTCACGATGCAGCGCGCCAACCTGCCGCTCTCTTATCCGATGACCGCGCGACGCTTTCTGGAAAAACACGGTCTGCTGGATGCGCAGGAGTATCAGCGCCGTCTTGTCGAGCAGGGCAATCCGGAAGCGGTATCCGTGCAGTATCCGCTCAGCCCGCTGCGTTTCCGCGATATGGGCCAGGGCCAGAACGTGCTGTTGATTACCGTCGACGGCCTGAACTACTCGCGCTTCGAAAAACAGATGCCGACGCTGGCCGAATTTGCGGATAAGAACATTAATTTTACTCAGCATATGAGTGCCGGTAATTCGACGGATGCGGGGATCTTTGGCCTGTTCTACGGGATTTCGCCTGCCTATATGGACGGCGTCCTGTCGGCGCGCATCCCTGCGGCCTTGATCACCGCGCTGAATCAGCAGGGCTATCAGCTGGGGCTCTTCTCTTCAGACGGCTTTAGCAGCCCGCTCTATCGTCAGGCGCTGTTGTCCGATTTCTCTCTGCCAACCGCCAAAACGCAAACTGATGCGCAAACCGCCGGGCAGTGGATTAACTGGCTGCAGCGTTATGCGCAGGAAGATAACCGCTGGTTCTCGTGGGTCGCCCTGAACGGCACCGCAATCGACGACAGTCAGCAGAAGGGCTTTAACCAGCGTTATGCGCGCGCGGCCGGTGAGGTCGATGCTCAAATTGCCCGCGTGCTGAACGCCTTACGCGAGTCTGGCAAGCTGGAAAATACCGTGGTGGTGATCACGGCGGGCCATGGCGTGGCACTGGGTAGCGATCGCGACAGCATGGAGTGGTCTCGCCCTCGCCTGCAGGTACCGCTGGTTATTCACTGGCCGGGCACACCTTCCCAGCGCATCAACAGGCTTACCGATCATAAAGATGTGATGACCACGCTGATGCAGCGCTTACTGCATGTGAATACGCCAGCTAACGAGTACTCACAGGGGCAGGATCTGTTCAGCGCGACGCGTCGTCATGACTGGGTGACCGCCGCAGATGGCAATACGCTGACCGTGATGACGCCAAATCTGTCGCTGGTGCTGAATAGCAACGGCACCTATAAGACCTACACCCTGAAGGGCGAAAGAATCAACGATCAGAAACCGCAGCTCAGCCTGTTGCTGCAGGTATTGACCGATGAGAAACGCTTCATCGCTAACTGATTAATATTAAATCAGTTAGCGGTCAGGGCGCTTGCAATAGACCGTAAATTGAGTAGTATTAGCTACCAGTGTCGGCACGTAGCGCAGCCTGGTAGCGCACTGTCATGGGGTGTCAGGGGTCGGAGGTTCAAATCCTCTCGTGCCGACCAAAAATCCCAAAGAAACCAACCTTCTACGGTTGGTTTTTTTATGCCTGTAATAAACCCTGGCGTCGATGGCGAGGCTCCCTCGCTCAGAGTGAGACCAATTCTGGCGGCCTACGCAGCAGGTAAACGAGCGTTACCAGCGGTTTAAGCGCCCCGATCTGAAAGGTCTACCCCGCCCCCCCAGCTTTCCCGGATGATGCCCGCGCCAGAAGACGACGCCGCTTACCAGAGTGAACAAGCCAAAAGGGTGAGATTTGGAAACGCGACCGGGTATCGTTAATTCATCAGGCACGTTTTTCAGATGTAAAAAAACCAGCCCGTGGGCTGGTCTGGCGTATCACCGTGCGGGGCTTATTGTTTATTACTGCCACCGAGGAAAAAAATCCCCAGCGGGATGGCCAGCAGCACGGTAAAGACGGTGCTATAGACGAGGATCATGGCCGACTGCAAAACAAACATGCTGGTCGTCCACGAAGAGAGTGGGATGTTGTACTGTTCAATGACACCTACGATGGTTGCGCGGCCGACGCAGGCCACCGCAATTGAAAATACCACCAACAATGCCAGAAGAAACTTTCTGCCCGACGGGGTGTTAAGCTTTGCGCGTACCATCGCTCTTTCCTTTACAGATGAATAACCATGATTGCCGCTAACCCTACCACGATCTTGCCGGTCACGCCATATCAGCATTTAACACTAAACAACAAGCAAACAACCAGCTGATTAAACCGGTTAAACAGAAAATTTAAGTAAATCACCCTACCAGTGAGGGTTCAATATGCTACGCTTGCCACGATCGTTGAACAAAAGGAATGATTGTGAAAAAAGTACCGAAGATTGCTATCGCCCTACTGGCGGCCAGCTGTACCAGCGCTTTTGCCAGCAATGATATTCTGACCCCTTTCCCGCAGGCCGAAAAAGGGATGAAACGTCAGGTGATACAGCTGCCGGAGCAGAAGGATGAGGCGCAGTACAAAGTCGAACTACTGATCGGTAAGACGCTGGAAGTGGACTGCAATCAGCACCGACTGGGCGGCGAGCTGTCCCAAAAAACGCTGGAAGGCTGGGGTTACGACTACTACCGCTTCGATAACGTTACTTCACCGGTCTCAACGATGATGGCCTGTCCGGACGGCAAGAAAACCGAGAAATTTGTTACGGCATACCTCGGCGACCACAGCCTGCTGCGCTATAACAGTAAGCTGCCGATTGTGGTCTATACCCCGGAAAATATCGACGTAAAGTATCGCCTCTGGAAGGCAGACGAGAAAATCG contains:
- the rplY gene encoding 50S ribosomal protein L25; the encoded protein is MFTINAEARKEQGKGASRRLRAANKFPAIIYGGEAAPVAIELDHDKVWNMQNKAEFYSEVLTIVVDGKEEKVKAQAVQRHPFKPKLSHIDFVRA
- the yejK gene encoding nucleoid-associated protein YejK, which translates into the protein MSLDINQIALHQLIKRDEQTLELVLRDTLLEPTPTVVDMMAELHRVYSAKNKAYGMFNEESELAQSLRLQRQGEEEFLAFSRAATGRLRDELAKYPFADGGIVLFCQYRYLAVEYLLVTVLNNLSSMRVNEQLDISSTHYLDINHADIVARIDLTEWETNPESTRYLTFLKGRVGRKVADFFMDFLGASEGLNAKAQNKGLLQAVDDFTAEAQLDKSERQTVRQQVYTYCNEQLQAGEEIELESLSKELAGVSEVSFQEFTADKGYELEESFPADRSTLRQLTKFAGSGGGLTINFDALLLGERIFWDPATDTLTIKGTPPNLRDQLQRRTSGGK
- a CDS encoding YejL family protein; the protein is MPQHSRYSDEHVEQLLSELVNVLEKHKTPTDLSLMVLGNMVTNLINTSVAPAQRQAIAKSFAQALQSSVNDDPAH
- the yejM gene encoding LPS biosynthesis-modulating metalloenzyme YejM; the protein is MVTNRQRYREKVSQMVSWGHWFALFNILLAMVLGSRYLFVADWPTTLAGRIYSWISVIGHFSFLVFATYLLILFPLTFVVMSQRLMRFISAILATVGMTLLLIDSEVFTRFHLHLNPIVWELVINPDQNETARDWQLMFISAPIILMIEMLFATWSWQKLRSLTRRRHYAKPIAALFFVAFISSHIMYIWADANFYRPVTMQRANLPLSYPMTARRFLEKHGLLDAQEYQRRLVEQGNPEAVSVQYPLSPLRFRDMGQGQNVLLITVDGLNYSRFEKQMPTLAEFADKNINFTQHMSAGNSTDAGIFGLFYGISPAYMDGVLSARIPAALITALNQQGYQLGLFSSDGFSSPLYRQALLSDFSLPTAKTQTDAQTAGQWINWLQRYAQEDNRWFSWVALNGTAIDDSQQKGFNQRYARAAGEVDAQIARVLNALRESGKLENTVVVITAGHGVALGSDRDSMEWSRPRLQVPLVIHWPGTPSQRINRLTDHKDVMTTLMQRLLHVNTPANEYSQGQDLFSATRRHDWVTAADGNTLTVMTPNLSLVLNSNGTYKTYTLKGERINDQKPQLSLLLQVLTDEKRFIAN
- a CDS encoding DUF2534 family protein yields the protein MVRAKLNTPSGRKFLLALLVVFSIAVACVGRATIVGVIEQYNIPLSSWTTSMFVLQSAMILVYSTVFTVLLAIPLGIFFLGGSNKQ
- the eco gene encoding serine protease inhibitor ecotin, whose amino-acid sequence is MKKVPKIAIALLAASCTSAFASNDILTPFPQAEKGMKRQVIQLPEQKDEAQYKVELLIGKTLEVDCNQHRLGGELSQKTLEGWGYDYYRFDNVTSPVSTMMACPDGKKTEKFVTAYLGDHSLLRYNSKLPIVVYTPENIDVKYRLWKADEKIDDAQVR